One part of the Rutidosis leptorrhynchoides isolate AG116_Rl617_1_P2 chromosome 1, CSIRO_AGI_Rlap_v1, whole genome shotgun sequence genome encodes these proteins:
- the LOC139872125 gene encoding mitochondrial ATP-independent inner membrane protease subunit 1a-like, whose product MSLFQQWAFIVKEALDKSIVVAKFFCALHVTNTYLVSPVLVHGPSMLPTFNMTNEIVLSERISTRTGKAGSGHVVVLRSPENPRKIVTKRIVGKEGDNVTYVVDPKFSDRTESLVVPKGHVWVEGDNIYNSHDSRNFGPVPYGLLQGRVFWRIWPAATFGSIGKRPETVDPAYKKLMHSYSHRAKVTSCIKVTMIY is encoded by the exons ATGAGCTTGTTTCAGCAATGGGCATTCATAGTAAAAGAAGCCTTAGACAAAAGCATTGTGGTTGCCAAATTCTTTTGTGCTCTTCACGTCACGAATACGTACCTCGTCTCCCCTGTTTTG GTTCACGGTCCTAGTATGCTCCCTACATTTAACATGACTAATGAGATCGTTTTGTCTGAAAGAATCTCAACCCGAACTGGAAAAGCAGGTTCGGGTCATGTAGTCGTTCTTCGTTCGCCTGAAAATCCTCGGAAAATTGTCACCAAGAGAATTGTTGGCAAGGAAGGCGACAATGTCACCTACGTCGTGGACCCCAAATTTAGTGATAGAACCGAGTCCCTTGTT gtTCCAAAGGGACATGTTTGGGTCGAGGGAGATAACATTTACAATTCTCATGATTCGAGGAATTTTGGACCCGTTCCTTATGGGCTTCTTCAAGGCAGGGTTTTTTGGAGG ATATGGCCTGCTGCTACATTTGGATCAATTGGGAAGAGACCAGAAACTGTGGACCCTGCCTATAAG AAGTTAATGCATTCCTACTCTCATAGAGCAAAGGTCACTTCATGCATCAAAGTCACCATGATATATTGA